In Pantanalinema sp., a single window of DNA contains:
- a CDS encoding GNAT family N-acetyltransferase, translating into MACNLEFKELKPWDASALQAVYASVPGYFGLFGGLADDEAEKALKDAPGVGDSHHVWGLYREGELVGHLDFLLGHPDAVTAYLGLLLVRGDLHGQGIGKAAFFQWLEWVATGPFERVVLGVVAGNSGAFAFWEACGLQDTGARKSLEINGVTCRVHLYEVRF; encoded by the coding sequence ATGGCCTGCAACCTGGAGTTCAAGGAGCTCAAGCCGTGGGATGCGAGCGCCCTGCAGGCCGTCTACGCGAGCGTGCCCGGGTACTTCGGCCTCTTCGGGGGGCTTGCTGACGACGAGGCCGAGAAGGCCCTCAAGGACGCGCCGGGGGTCGGGGACTCGCACCACGTCTGGGGCCTCTACCGCGAAGGCGAGCTCGTCGGGCACCTGGACTTCCTGCTCGGCCATCCCGACGCCGTGACCGCCTACCTGGGCCTGCTCCTCGTCCGGGGCGACCTGCACGGGCAAGGCATCGGGAAGGCGGCCTTCTTCCAGTGGCTCGAATGGGTGGCCACGGGCCCCTTCGAGCGCGTCGTGCTGGGCGTCGTGGCGGGCAACTCCGGGGCGTTCGCCTTCTGGGAGGCCTGCGGCCTGCAAGACACCGGCGCGCGCAAGAGCCTCGAAATCAACGGGGTGACGTGCCGCGTCCACCTCTACGAGGTGCGCTTTTAA
- the polX gene encoding DNA polymerase/3'-5' exonuclease PolX: protein MDQKTVARTLEAIATLMELKGENPFKVRAFSGGARLIETAELDLAALVAEGKLKSVKGIGAGLAEVISELVKTGASTLHAELVATTPSGLIEMLDIPNLGPKKIKAIHEGLGVASVGELEYACNENRLVAIAGFGAKTQDKILAGIRLFKQNLGRFLYAEVIETAERLLEAVAEHPSVRRAAIAGSLRRCKETVKDVDLVASSDEPEAVMAAFVAMPGVAEVIGHGTTKSAVRLDNGLSVDLRVVSDAQYPFTLHHFTGSKEHNTLLRQRAQQRGLKLNEYGLWREEALIPCHDEAEIFAKLDLAYVPPELREGQDEIALAEAGPLPELVELSDLQGVFHVHTTYSDGGASIEAMAKAAQALGYRYVGISDHSQAAVYAQGLSRDRIREQHAEIDRLNDQLSGITLLKGIEADILADGTIDYDDETLSSFDFVIASVHSRFGLDEAAMTARLVKALSNPHVTMLGHMTGRLLLGREPYALDLEQVFRAAAAHGVVIELNANPHRLDIDWRHLRRALSLGVTIAINPDAHSVDGLKDTRIGVGIARKGGVQPGQVLNCLTLEALRDRLASRRAGAVS from the coding sequence ATGGACCAGAAGACCGTCGCCCGCACCCTCGAAGCGATCGCCACCCTCATGGAGCTGAAGGGCGAGAACCCCTTCAAGGTCCGCGCCTTCTCGGGAGGCGCCCGCCTCATCGAGACCGCCGAGCTGGACCTCGCGGCGCTCGTCGCCGAAGGCAAGCTGAAATCCGTCAAGGGGATCGGAGCGGGGCTCGCCGAGGTGATCTCCGAGCTGGTCAAGACCGGCGCCTCGACGCTCCATGCCGAGCTGGTGGCCACGACCCCCTCGGGCCTCATCGAGATGCTCGACATCCCCAACCTCGGCCCCAAGAAGATCAAGGCCATCCACGAGGGCCTGGGCGTCGCCTCGGTCGGCGAACTGGAGTATGCCTGCAACGAGAACCGGCTGGTGGCGATCGCGGGCTTCGGGGCCAAGACCCAGGACAAGATCCTCGCGGGCATCCGCCTCTTCAAGCAGAACCTCGGACGCTTCCTGTACGCCGAGGTCATCGAGACGGCCGAGAGGCTGCTCGAGGCCGTCGCCGAGCACCCGAGCGTCCGGCGCGCGGCGATCGCAGGCTCCCTGCGCCGCTGCAAGGAGACGGTCAAGGACGTGGACCTGGTGGCGTCGAGCGACGAGCCCGAGGCCGTCATGGCCGCCTTCGTCGCCATGCCGGGCGTCGCCGAGGTCATCGGGCACGGCACGACCAAGAGCGCGGTGCGCCTCGACAACGGCCTCTCGGTGGACCTGCGGGTCGTGAGCGACGCCCAGTATCCCTTTACCCTCCACCACTTCACCGGCAGCAAGGAGCACAACACCCTCTTGCGCCAGCGCGCGCAGCAGCGCGGCCTCAAGCTCAACGAGTACGGGCTGTGGCGCGAAGAAGCGCTGATCCCCTGCCACGACGAGGCCGAGATCTTCGCCAAGCTGGATCTGGCCTACGTGCCGCCCGAGCTGCGCGAGGGCCAGGACGAGATCGCCCTGGCCGAGGCGGGCCCGCTGCCCGAGCTGGTGGAGCTCTCGGACCTTCAGGGGGTCTTCCACGTCCACACCACCTACTCGGACGGTGGCGCGAGCATCGAGGCCATGGCCAAGGCGGCCCAGGCCCTCGGCTACCGCTACGTCGGAATCTCCGATCACTCGCAGGCCGCGGTCTACGCCCAGGGCCTGTCGCGCGATCGCATCCGCGAGCAGCACGCCGAGATCGATCGCCTCAACGACCAGCTCTCGGGCATCACCCTGCTCAAGGGGATCGAGGCCGACATCCTCGCCGACGGCACCATCGACTACGACGACGAGACGCTTTCGAGCTTCGACTTCGTCATCGCGAGCGTCCACTCCCGCTTCGGCCTCGACGAGGCCGCCATGACCGCGCGGCTGGTCAAGGCCCTCTCGAACCCCCACGTCACCATGCTGGGCCACATGACAGGCCGCCTGCTCCTCGGGCGAGAGCCCTACGCCCTCGACCTCGAGCAGGTCTTCAGGGCGGCCGCCGCGCACGGGGTGGTCATCGAGCTCAACGCCAACCCCCACCGCCTCGACATCGACTGGCGGCACCTGCGGCGCGCCCTCTCGCTCGGCGTCACCATCGCCATCAACCCGGACGCCCACTCCGTCGACGGCTTGAAGGACACCCGCATCGGGGTGGGCATCGCCCGCAAGGGCGGCGTCCAGCCGGGCCAGGTGCTCAACTGCCTGACCCTCGAGGCCCTGCGCGATCGCCTCGCCTCGCGCCGCGCCGGTGCGGTGTCCTGA